CAGTGATTTAGAGCTCAAAGgtcatttcagatttttaagaACATGTTCCATGTCCTAATTCTGCTTTTTATCAATGCACAAAGAAACATCCTTCCCATCATGTTGCTGCCTCCCTTGCCAGGAACAACTTGCAGGATTCTGAGCAATCTCTCATTACACTGCTTGCTTTCACCCATCTCAACTGCAAATGGAAACTGTGGTCACACTAGAATTGAACTGAGTCCTTGGGAGTTCACATGAAGAGAGATGAACACTTGGAAATCTGCAGGtgctccctgagcagcacagcccagccagggggTACTGGCAATTTCTGTCTCTGGCTGCtctttctgcatttccagctggAAGTTTCCAGGTTCTTTCTAGCTGTGTGCAACACACACCCCACTCTGCCCAGAGAACAGCCTTGGGAAGAGGTGGAGACAGCAGGCAGGACACGAGTGCAGGGTTACCAAGATGAGCCTTCTTCCCCTCATGCCTCTGGTTCCTCCTGAGCAGACCTCCACAttagaaatttaatttcaattccCAAAAAGTGGCTGAGTCAACTGCAGAGTGCTTCAGCTTGGCTTCTTCCCCcttccagcctgcagcagtTCATTCTCAAGGGTCACCTGAGTTCAGCATGTGCCCAATGTGcacacaccagcagcagcagggccagctggggatgctgagtATTTATCTCTCCTGCTAAGAGTCACTCCATATAATGAGCAGCATTCAGGGCTAAAAGCTGGGATCTAACAACACTGCAGAGGCCAAttctctccctgagcagctaGAATTCATAACATGACAGTGGAGTCCCACACCCCCACAGTGCagcttccagctccagctcccaggctTGGAAACAGCTCTTGGCCACTGGAGAGAATTTTCTCCTCCATTCACTCACCCACCTCAGTGCTCCCCAATACTTCCTCCAAAATCCTAGTCTAGGAGCTGAAAGTTAGGGAGAAGTCCCTGCAGTGTGACCCTGGGCTGAGCATCACCAGGCTCTTGATTTTACAAGCTATTCTTTCAGATCTGGCAGCAAAATACAGACCTTAGCAAATTCCAGAGAAACAGATCACAGCTAAGTCAAAGAGAGGCATGACTGGCATTTATCCTCTTCCTGAGGCAAGGGAAGCCCCACATGTCTCTGGACTCTAGGGAAAGCTCCTAGCACTGAGATTATTGTGCTGCTCAGGATATACTGTAGGATTCATGCACAGTAAAGGACTCTGGCTGTATGTTTTCTATAAGCTCTTCTCCTCTACCACCCATGATTTCTCCAAATGTAGTGATGCCTGCTGTGGCTTCAGGCAGTTGCAGTATTTCAGTGATGGGAGGACCTCTCACAGTAAAATTCCCCACAATGAAGCTTTATGTCATTGATGTGCATGAAGTTTCCCCTTCCTCACTGACAAAGAATACTGGATCCCCCCCATCTCATTACGGTTTTATGAacacagggctgtgggtgacacAATCTTCCCATCCCTGAATGATACTGGAGCCTGAACCTCAGCATAAACCAATAAACAGAGAAGGTTTATTCCACCTGGAGTCAGAGGCTCTGAGGTTGTGTATCAAAACAAGTGATCCCTAAAGAGTCACAGCTCCACTGCTTCAGAGGATACACTTGTCTCTTGGAGCTGTTTGTCTTCAGAAGGACCAAGCTATGCCACAAGAGatggtttttggttggtttggttttttttttgccagggtTTCTTCGTATTTTTTCACAGCCAGAGTCGAACAAAGTTTTGAAAATCCCATATCCAGAGAATGAAATGCTCTGTGAAGATGTGAAGATGACTCCCTCAATCCTTCCCTCAGACTAAACCACAGCACAATAAACAACTGGAGAGAAAACATCTCGTGTGTGATTCCTCCCCAGATTTCTCTTTCAACACTTCTGCACTGGGCAAATACACAGAAGGGGCAGCTCCAGTTTGTGTGGCTGCATCAGGGGTGCACAACGTGCACAGCCATGGCACTGACTGCAGGGCTCTGAcagagctggcagtgacagctctgcctggtgTCACTCCTGTGGGACAGCATGGGGAGGGAGTTTGTAACAAAAAATGCAATGAGTTCTATCATCACAGGGAGCCCTTTAACTGCTTTGCTACAAAGCTAAAACCAGatatataaggaaaaatttCCCAAAGTGTGTATTTCAAAGAAATCTTTCTAGAATTCAAAggctaaacattttttttaataaaaagtatGACTCTTAATATTTTAATCACCAAGAATCCCATCCTGACAAATGAACCATGTGCTTTCATAATCTGAACAGATGTGGCAGAGCCACTGTAATGAAGTTCACATGTGTTCATCCACCAGACTCAGACCCTCAGCTGCAAAGTCAGGCTCTTCCCCCACACATTAACGTGGCACCATTTTTCTGCTTGGCTTCTGTCCAAAGGCCAAAACCTGAGCATTCATGGTCATAGTTACATTTGCTTTCCACTTAGGAATACACAAGCTTTTTAACCTTTAGCATTGAAAtagtgaaaaagaaataaattgggTTTGAGATTTTTCCTAGGAAACACTTGCTGCCATTTCAAGGTGTCTAATTAAACAAGAGATTCATTGCAAGGCAAATGCTGTCATTCTTacaggacagaaaaaaagaaggaagtttTCAGTAATGCTTCTTAAGAGTCTTGAAATGTGAAGGACAGTTTCAGTCAATTACAGAATAATTTAATTAGagcttgattattttttcttgagaATAATAAAAGAAGACTGAAGATTCTCTAACAGTCTGGGTATTTTgatttgggtgggttttttggcttttagaTACAGCTAGACAGCTAAAATGCTCCCACTGACTCCTTGCTTAAGCTTAGGACATCTCAgactttttgttttccccaacACTTCATTCAGCCTCTGAAGATAAAggcaggagacagaggagttTCCTGCCATGAAAACAGACACCAAGATTTAGGCTATCATTAATGACTGGATTTTTCTCTACATCACCACTTTTGAGGAACAAGGTTCACTGTATCATATGACTGAGGGAGCAGCCCAGGTCATCGAAACTGAAAGCTCCATCCTATGCAGATTCTCCCTCATTTCTCAATCTTTGTGTGCCTgaacagctcccacagctcccagctgggacaAATGGggcagctggagatgggccctgcctgctgtgctgtccaCAAGTACACTCTGGTCACAGTGGCAAAGGCCAGGTCCCAAGGGAGGATGGTGACAGCAAATCAGAGAGCCCACAGAGAGCTCACAAGTGACCTGCAGCCCCCCTGTAGTTTGAAATGTCAGCCCCATCCTGCTGGCATTCCATCTCTTTCAGCCTCAGCTTACCTTGGCTggaaacattcatgcagaaatAAATCCCATAGATCTGGTACACGTACAGAGTTCCTGGTTTCATGAACATCGCTGCGTTCCGTTGGGTTTGCTTCCCACCTTTCGAGTGGGAAGCTTCATCTTCCCCACCCAGATAAGCTTCTGTTTCAACAATCCTGCCCCAGAGCTCTCTGCCATCAGGAAGTTTGCGAACTAAAATCTGAAAGAGAGGTCAGAGTGCATCAGTTACCAGCCCTCAGTACAAAATAACCACAGCAAGAGCTGTGGAAACAGAGAAGTTGGAAAGAAAGGACCTGATGGTAGTAAATCCTCTCCAGTGAGCAGGCTATTAGCTAACTCCAACTTTTTCAGCTTCCAGAGCCCTGTACAAGGAGTtcccacctgtccctcaccccaCAAAATGCCTGGAGTGTCTAGATGAGGCAGTATGAAACAGAACCAATTTAGGATCCTACATATACCCATGGAGGTGCTTTTGTGGTTATTTTCTGTAAGTCCAATCCATCAGGTTTAAGGCAAAAATCACTGCTGATATCAACCTTGAAGCATCATGACTGTATAATCCTTAGATCAGAAGAAATATGACAGTGGCACAATTAAACAACTGCTATGATTAGACAGTTTCCCTCCCTAGAGATGTTTCAAACAAGTCCCAGTCCCAAATCACAGAGATAATCAGCTCTAGAGAGGGCATCAATgccatttcagtattttctgcaccacagagaagggcagtgcaggagagaTGGGAATTGGCTTCAGGCAGACAAcaacagatctttgttattacAGTGTGTTCTTGCTGCTGGTACCTccttaaataaaacaaagcagatgCAGGGGAAACAAAACATGACAGTCAAAAGAttctctttgaaaataaaacaaccacTAAACTTTGTACAAAGGAATTTGTGGTTTGACCTGATTTCTAAACTTTGTGCTTTACTTAACGTGTATGAAATACTGCAGCACAGTCTTGTTTGGGCACCAGCAATCAGTTTAATTATAACACTTTAATTATGCAGCTGTTCAAAAATGaccttcagaaaacaaagcttAATTCCTAACAGATGTTTGTGCTGGATTGCTAATGCAGATATTGATCTGATCCATAATGGAAGCTCCAGGAGTTGGTTTccaaagctgcagctccagtaTACCACAGTTTCCCTACAGCACTTGTCAAATTGTTGAAAATaatatgtttattattttttatggaaaaaaaaagcattggtGTTCAGCAAGTGCCTgggaacaccccaaaaccagaccCATGTGGCTGCATTTCTCCCTCAGTATGATGAAATGCAATGGTTAGGTTATGGGTATAAAAGCATCCAGGCATTTCCCTGTCTTCAGACACACCAAATATTCTGTGgaataaaaaagtttaaaaatggtGATAATTCTGAACACATTCTCACAATGAGCCATTTcataaagattatttttctcaCTGAGGATGTTATGTTGATGTTATGGCAGTTCCCTCTGAAAGGCCATTCACTGCATGTACCTTTTTTGTTTCCAAGAACTCAGGTATCATGAAGATAAGCAAGATTAATATACCAGATTCCTCCAAAATTTGGtagaatgaaaataatgaagGAAAAACTAAATTACCTTTATAAGAGAATAGGCTAGGTCATAGGCTGGGAAACTGGAGGTCATTTATAAGAGAATAGGCTGGGTCATAGGCTGGGAAACTGGAGGTTATACttcaaagaaaatgtaaaattaggATAAAAATCATGTAGTTTGGAATACTAGGCCTAAAtaggaaaaatacagaattagGACTCAAAAATCATCTGCCCAAAGTAACTGAATGCATGAGGGTGATGGAGCCATTAAGACAACAAAAATGTATCAGTAATGGGAGACTTCAGGCATCCTCAGATAGAGCAGGACATGTGCAATGTTTGCTTAGACACCATCAAATTTTATGCAGAGCAAGGAATCAGGAAGCTCATGAGAAAAGACTCAGTTCTCAGCTCTGGAGCAAAACACAAAGTCTTTTCCAAAGACTTATTCCTGAAAAACAACCCAGTATCATGACCGTGAAGGATAAAGTTCAGGGTCTTTTCACAAGCATTAAAGTCCAAAAATAATCTACCAGAGTCCTGCCCACCAGCACAAAGAGGAAACTATGTAAAGTGAGGGAGCTTGTTGGGAAGAACTTTAGAGGCAGCCAAAGGTTAAGGCCTGAAAGGCAAGCCTCTAGCAGGATGTCTGCAAAGATAGCAACACATGTGGAGTATCACAGAGAGGTGAAGGCACGCCAGAAAGAAACCCAGCAGGGCTAAAAGGCAGAGCAAAGAGCACTTACAAGCAAGATATccttaggaaataaaaaaaggctgGATGCAGCAAAACAGGCCAAAACCAACAGTTTGTGGAACAAATTCCTGAAGTTATCTAAAGCCATGAGAATCCAGAGAGTCTGCTCACCCTGCAGACAATAAAGGTATAAAGAGAAGATAAGAGCATAGCAGTGAAACTGAACACACATTCTGCAGTTGAGTTTAGGAGGTCCAGGACTGGAACTTTTTATAGGGAAAACACTAAGGGAGCTCCCTCCCCTGGAACCAGCCAGAGTTTCTGAAGGACTCACTAAGCAGGAGAGTCAATCTCCACCACTCTGATTTCCAAAGGCTTTCAGCAAGGTCCAAAGACTCCTCAAAGTTTATGCAATGGGCTAAGGGAGAAGTCCTTGCATGAACAGGTGATGACTTGGAAACTCAGAAACAAAAGACAGGAATTGCAATATTTGGCATGAAAAGAGCCTAACTGTGGGACTGTGCAATCCTTAGCATAACAAGACAGTAAAATGGAGGCAAAGAAGATGTTGCTGACTGTGAGCATTGCTTTCCACTGGGCTaagcaagaaacaaaaacaagtaAAGCAATTGCTGAAAGGAAGATAATGGGCCTGAAACAGCCTTCAAACCACAAGTAGCTAAGCACATTTTagtaaacagaaaaaaggaaggaaaactccaccaaaaaaaccccaattaaaAATGTGACAGACtaaatctgaaaaattactCCTCTGACTTCATCTAGAATAGATTCAGCTACTGGTCTTTAAATTCCACTGCACTTAGCAAGAGAAGGAATGAGAGCTGTATTCCTAAAATAGCCAAGCCTAGGAGTCAAATGGCAAAAAAGAATTTCATCCTTTCACACTAAGTTATCAGCTAGCACATAATCCAGTGCAAGAATCCCAGTGCTCATGCCTTACCTGTCCCAGAAAGGACTTGGCCAGACTAACACAGGGCTGGTTGAAAAAATCTTCTTGCAGCtgaggagaattttttttctctatcacaaaatatttgctgctttttggagAAGGATCTGCGCCAGGTGTAGCGTTCAGCTGCTCCACAGCATTGATCTGAGGGAAGCTGCTGGTGTTCTGAAGAGCACTTAATTGAGACaacagctttctttt
This genomic window from Molothrus aeneus isolate 106 chromosome 16, BPBGC_Maene_1.0, whole genome shotgun sequence contains:
- the MPG gene encoding DNA-3-methyladenine glycosylase gives rise to the protein MPRKRKLLSQLSALQNTSSFPQINAVEQLNATPGADPSPKSSKYFVIEKKNSPQLQEDFFNQPCVSLAKSFLGQILVRKLPDGRELWGRIVETEAYLGGEDEASHSKGGKQTQRNAAMFMKPGTLYVYQIYGIYFCMNVSSQGEGAAVLLRSLEPLQGLDAMRELRRASRKAPSRLLKDWQLCNGPSKLCQAFGIDKAFDQRDLTQDAAIWMVPGQDPPGEQDVVATTRIGIGNRGEWAQKPLRFYLRGNRFVSVVDKKVEREMAAKGHSPGS